From a region of the Lactuca sativa cultivar Salinas chromosome 4, Lsat_Salinas_v11, whole genome shotgun sequence genome:
- the LOC111908120 gene encoding dof zinc finger protein DOF3.4 — protein MPSDSCDHRRTTIAKPHNVGGCGGAAGAGAGAPPPEPEHLPCPRCDSTNTKFCYYNNYNFSQPRHFCKGCRRYWTHGGTLRDIPVGGGSRKNAKRSRVTTNAHGNSSISHSLEFRHMAPPTGTPILIPFAGEHGGGLHFLGEGKSGMSMCESFTSLLNNTHGPGFFGVGGFEDGSFGFGRSIWPFAGIGDGGGSVQYASGGGGGGGGSMIGGGHTWQVESGDGGDCFTLPDLAISTPGMI, from the coding sequence CCATCGCAAAGCCGCACAACGTCGGTGGTTGTGGTGGTGCTGCTGGTGCAGGTGCAGGTGCACCGCCGCCTGAACCCGAACACCTCCCGTGTCCACGTTGCGATTCTACCAACACTAAATTCTGTTACTACAACAATTACAACTTCTCTCAGCCGCGTCATTTCTGCAAAGGATGTCGCCGTTACTGGACTCACGGTGGCACTCTTCGTGATATCCCCGTCGGCGGTGGAAGCCGGAAGAATGCTAAACGTTCTCGTGTCACCACCAACGCTCATGGCAACTCTAGTATTTCGCATTCTTTGGAATTCCGTCATATGGCTCCACCGACTGGTACTCCGATCTTGATTCCGTTTGCCGGTGAGCACGGCGGAGGATTGCATTTTCTCGGCGAAGGGAAGTCCGGGATGAGTATGTGTGAGAGTTTTACGTCGTTGTTGAATAATACACATGGGCCTGGTTTCTTTGGAGTTGGAGGATTTGAAGATGGGAGCTTTGGTTTTGGAAGGTCGATTTGGCCGTTTGCCGGAATCGGAGATGGTGGTGGTTCTGTTCAGTATGCGTCGGGTGGCGGCGGCGGCGGCGGAGGGAGTATGATCGGCGGTGGGCATACGTGGCAGGTGGAGAGTGGAGATGGTGGAGATTGTTTTACTTTGCCGGATCTTGCTATTTCTACACCTGGAATGATATGA